The Apium graveolens cultivar Ventura chromosome 6, ASM990537v1, whole genome shotgun sequence genome contains a region encoding:
- the LOC141667075 gene encoding putative inactive shikimate kinase like 2, chloroplastic, whose amino-acid sequence MATISSCFSVAQSKIPIQSSKLPPLFLLSKPHYTTCSISFSSPTLLPCLASHHSSIFKRLNPLICNCLSTVSPNNTHYEFSDGSSDVELRLELGDREIQSTKDIFVDANESFLTVRLQCSGFPKTLMETSLYDKIKPAETIWYLDDTELVVNLKKQDPELKWPDIMESWESLTVGVSQLLKATSIYLVGDSTEINQKIARELAVGLSYTPLDTKALLESFTKQDVDSLLIEEGSDAVAEAEGVILESLSSHVRAVIATMGGKNGAARRFDKWRYLYGGFVIWLSKTEATDESSAKEEVRTYIQEGSQAYSNADVVVKLGGWDADYSKKVAQASLSALKSLILSDKKLPGKKGLYIRLGCRGDWPNINPPGWDPSSGVDPPAM is encoded by the exons ATGGCTACAATTTCTTCTTGTTTCTCTGTTGCTCAGTCAAAAATACCCATTCAATCTTCAAAGTTGCCTCCTTTATTCTTACTTTCCAAACCCCATTACACCACTTGTTCTATTTCTTTCTCTTCTCCAACTTTACTTCCTTGTTTGGCTTCACACCATTCCTCCATTTTTAAAAGACTCAATCCCCTTATCTGCAATTGTCTTTCTACTGTCTCCCCAAACAACACCCATTATGAG TTTTCTGATGGTTCCTCTGATGTGGAGTTAAGACTAGAACTCGGGGACAGAGAAATCCAAAGTACTAAAGACATTTTCGTTGATGCAAATGAGAGCTTCTTGACAGTTAGATTGCAATGTTCTGGATTCCCAAAGACTCTGATGGAAACTAGCTTGTATGATAAGATAAAACCTGCTGAAACAATATG GTACTTGGATGATACCGAGTTGGTTGTAAACTTGAAAAAGCAAGATCCAGAATTGAAATGGCCTGACATTATGGAATCTTGGGAATCCCTTACTGTAGGAGTTTCACAACTATTGAAAGCAACATCTATCTACTTGGTTGGGGATTCAACTGAAATTAACCAGAAAATTGCTCGAGAGCTAGCGGTTGGTCTGAG TTATACTCCACTGGACACAAAGGCATTGCTGGAAAGTTTTACCAAGCAAGATGTTGATTCAT TGTTGATTGAAGAGGGATCTGATGCTGTAGCAGAAGCCGAGGGTGTCATACTAGAAAGCCTCAGTAG CCATGTCCGTGCTGTTATTGCAACAATGGGAGGGAAGAATGGTGCTGCCAGAAGATTTGATAAATGGCGGTATCTTTATGGGGGATTTGTTATCTGGTTGTCAAAGACAGAAGCTACAG ATGAGAGTTCAGCAAAAGAGGAAGTTAGGACGTACATTCAAGAAGGCAGTCAGGCATACTCAAATGCTGATGTGGTAGTCAAGCTCGGGGGTTGGGATGCAGACTATTCCAAAAAGGTAGCACAAGCTTCATTAAGTGCGCTGAAGAGCTTAATTTTATCAGACAAGAAGCTTCCAG GTAAAAAAGGATTGTATATTCGGCTGGGCTGTCGGGGCGACTGGCCTAACATCAATCCTCCAGGCTGGGATCCATCTAGTGGAGTTGATCCTCCTGCAATGTGA
- the LOC141664863 gene encoding uncharacterized protein LOC141664863: protein MAEHGWTGVWTKSNISGDPNHASARVKWFENGKLGFTAVGAKWSVPIKKLKHFGRIHQYCEKYNPWDIKRGVVTMKKRCQRINEGAQKFGACYDEAQQKIGSGSNLDKIIEKTQQDHLTNYKKKSNFELHWCELRRDSMWRTPLSSASSKRTKLSSSGAYSSERNNDIPISDEFEPVRPKGTKTVTKRKGKWKATAAEADEWKSLQVNNKRKMDRIDVVRRKVLSPLQKCTATMRMLSYGVSADAVDDYVRIGEITGVERLKFFVSNVITIFEGEYLRKSNSIDVQQLLQMGETRGFSWYNGKY from the exons ATGGCTGAACATGGCTGGACCGGTGTTTGGACTAAGAGCAACATCAGCGGGGACCCAAATCATGCATCGGCCCGTGTGAAGTGGTTTGAAAATGGAAAATTGGGATTCACTGCCGTCGGAGCAAAGTGG TCGGTACCGATCAAAAAACTGAAGCATTTTGGGCGAATTCATCAATATTGTGAAAAATATAATCCTTGGGACATTAAAAGAGGAGTTGTGACAATGAAAAAAAGGTGTCAAAGAATTAATGAAGGTGCTCAGAAATTTGGTGCGTGTTATGATGAGGCTCAGCAAAAAATCGGGAGTGGTTCAAACTTGGACAAAATAATTGAGAAAACTCAACAAGATCATTTAACTAATTATAAGAAGAAGTCTAATTTTGAGCTTCATTGGTGTGAACTTCGTAGAGATTCAATGtggagaactcctctaagtagTGCGAGTTCTAAAAGAACTAAATTAAGTAGTTCTGGAGCTTACTCATCAGAAAGAAATAACGATATACCAATATCCGATGAATTTGAACCGGTTCGTCCTAAAGGTACAAAAACTGTAACTAAAAGGAAGGGAAAATGGAAAGCCACGGCTGCAGAAGCTGATGAATGGAAATCTTTACAAGTTAATAACAAAAGAAAAATGGAC AGAATTGATGTAGTGAGAAGAAAAGTTTTATCACCTTTACAAAAATGCACCGCGACAATGCGTATGTTGTCATACGGTGTATCTGCTGACGCTGTTGATGACTACGTTCGTATTGGAGAGATTACCGGAGTTGAACGCTTGAAATTTTTTGTCTCCAATGTCATTACGATATTTGAGGGTGAATACTTACGAAAGTCGAACTCAATTGATGTGCAACAACTATTACAGATGGGCGAGACTCGTGGTTTTTCTTGGTATAATGGGAAGTATTGA